One window from the genome of Salvia miltiorrhiza cultivar Shanhuang (shh) chromosome 7, IMPLAD_Smil_shh, whole genome shotgun sequence encodes:
- the LOC130995409 gene encoding phospholipase A1 PLIP2, chloroplastic-like codes for MAMDAFCIKAGIHGITAPPIDATGNVELRLSAAAAEGPSASPRNFPWGFTFRRPLRSLWPGTKIRLESAIAMDDAVLAEKDDVVESVDENWVSKVLRINSSRKGEEMRAKLEGKCGNYVKEEENFCAENEDCDVCAVDEDDGEKIEFDRESFSKLLRKVSLAESRLYAQLSYLGSLAYCIPQIKPGNLLRYNGFKLVTSSIEKKELALKIEKEKESASAAAEAENVESNETRQGIEAEAERNRVSSAAYQIAASAASYFHSHTKVILNLKSSKSKLDENCVVDTSVDMMNHDMASLMATTDSMTAVVAAEEEVKQAMADGLNSTLSPPCEWFICDDDQTATRFFVVQGSESLASWKANLLFEPIQFEGLNVLVHRGIYEAAKGIYEHMLPAIHSHLEAHGDRARFRFTGHSLGGSLSVLVNLMLLIRGGAPRSSLLPVITYGAPSIMCGGDRLLHNLGLPRDHVRSITMHRDIVPRAFSCNYPNHVAEFLKAVNGNFRNHPCLDKQKLLYTPMGELLILQPDEKFSPNHDLLPPGSGLYLLTCPASDMAEAEKQVRAAQAVFLNSPHPLEILSDRSAYGSEGSIQRDHDMLSYLKSVRNVIRHDLNRARRARREERQRVWWPGVAPSGGVIVRRPVMIGQGPFNFSGMVRTGRESLKRLVASQHMHLLAVLMFPALGSSINIS; via the exons ATGGCAATGGATGCTTTCTGTATCAAGGCAGGGATTCACGGAATCACAGCGCCGCCGATCGACGCCACCGGGAATGTGGAGCTCCGTCTTAGTGCTGCGGCGGCGGAGGGGCCTTCTGCGTCGCCGAGGAATTTCCCTTGGGGCTTTACTTTCCGGCGGCCGCTGAGATCATTGTGGCCGGGGACCAAAATCCGGTTGGAATCAGCTATTGCGATGGACGACGCCGTTTTGGCGGAGAAGGATGATGTTGTGGAGAGTGTGGATGAGAATTGGGTTTCGAAGGTTCTGCGTATCAATTCGTCGAGAAAAGGAGAGGAAATGAGGGCGAAATTGGAGGGAAAATGTGGAAATTATGTCAAGGAGGAGGAGAATTTCTGTGCTGAGAATGAAGATTGTGATGTGTGTGCGGTTGACGAAGACGATGGTGAGAAGATTGAATTTGACAGGGAGTCGTTTTCGAAGCTGCTTCGAAAGGTGTCTCTGGCGGAATCGAGATTATATGCTCAATTATCTTATTTGGGGAGCTTGGCTTATTGCATACCTCAAATCAAG CCTGGGAATCTTCTGAGATATAATGGATTCAAGTTGGTGACTTCATCTATAGAGAAGAAAGAGTTGGCACTGAAGATTGAGAAAGAGAAGGAATCAGCAAGTGCAGCAGCTGAAGCTGAGAATGTCGAGAGTAATGAAACCAGACAAGGCATTGAGGCGGAGGCTGAAAGAAACCGTGTTTCTTCTGCTGCTTATCAGATTGCTGCTTCGGCTGCTTCTTATTTCCATTCTCATACGAAGGTCATCCTTAACTTGAAATCCTCCAAATCGAAGCTGGATGAGAATTGCGTAGTAGATACAAGTGTTGATATGATGAATCATGATATGGCCTCATTGATGGCAACTACTGATTCAATGACTGCAGTTGTTGCTGCGGAGGAGGAAGTAAAGCAGGCTATGGCTGATGGTCTGAACTCGACCCTCTCACCCCCATGCGAGTGGTTTATTTGTGATGATGATCAAACTGCAACAAGATTCTTCGTTGTACAG GGATCTGAGTCACTGGCTTCATGGAAGGCCAATCTACTTTTCGAGCCAATTCAGTTTGAG GGACTCAATGTTCTCGTCCACAGAGGTATCTACGAGGCTGCAAAAGGGATCTACGAGCATATGTTGCCTGCCATTCATTCACACCTCGAGGCTCACGGAGATCGTGCCAGATTCCGTTTCACGGGGCATTCTCTTGGTGGGAGTTTATCAGTGCTTGTGAATCTCATGCTGCTGATAAGAGGCGGAGCGCCTCGTTCTTCATTGCTTCCGGTTATAACCTATGGAGCACCATCTATCATGTGCGGTGGGGATCGCCTGCTTCATAACCTTGGGTTGCCACGGGATCATGTTAGGTCGATCACAATGCATCGAGACATTGTTCCTAGAGCTTTCTCTTGCAATTATCCAAACCACGTTGCTGAATTTCTCAAGGCTGTGAATGGGAATTTCCGCAATCATCCCTGTCTTGATAAACAG AAGCTTTTATACACGCCTATGGGAGAGCTTCTGATTCTCCAACCAGACGAAAAATTCTCTCCAAACCACGACCTCCTTCCTCCGGGCAGCGGTCTGTATCTTCTGACATGCCCGGCTTCAGACATGGCCGAGGCAGAGAAGCAGGTGCGTGCTGCACAAGCTGTGTTTCTGAACTCGCCACACCCTCTCGAGATACTGAGTGACCGGTCTGCATATGGCTCCGAGGGCAGCATTCAGAGAGACCACGACATGCTATCGTATCTCAAGTCTGTGAGGAACGTCATCCGCCATGACCTCAACCGCGCGAGGAGAGCCAGGAGGGAAGAGCGTCAGAGAGTTTGGTGGCCGGGTGTGGCGCCTAGTGGGGGTGTGATTGTGAGGAGGCCGGTTATGATAGGGCAAGGGCCGTTCAACTTCTCCGGCATGGTCCGGACGGGGCGGGAGTCGTTGAAACGGCTGGTTGCGTCGCAGCATATGCATTTGCTTGCGGTGCTTATGTTCCCTGCTCTGGGCAGCTCCATCAACATTAGTTGA